In one Ornithorhynchus anatinus isolate Pmale09 chromosome 19, mOrnAna1.pri.v4, whole genome shotgun sequence genomic region, the following are encoded:
- the GTPBP2 gene encoding GTP-binding protein 2 isoform X2, protein MASRAPAEPQRGKPEAEDGNIEYKLKLVNPSQYRFEHLVTQMKWRLQEGRGEAVYQIGVEDNGLLVGLAEEEMRASLKTLHRMAEKVGADITVLREREVDYDSDVPRKITEVLVRKVPDNQQFLDLRVAVLGNVDSGKSTLLGVLTQGELDNGRGRARLNLFRHLHEIQSGRTSSISFEILGFNSRGEVVNYSDSRTAEEICESSSKMITFIDLAGHHKYLRTTIFGLTSYCPDCALLLVSANTGIAGTTREHLGLALALKLPFFIVISKVDLCSKATVERTVRQLERVLKQPGCNKLPLLVTSDDDAVTAAQQFAQSPNVTPIFTLSSVSGESLDLLKVFLNVLPPLTNSKEQEELMQQLTEFQVDEIYTVPEVGTVVGGTLSSGICREGDPLVVGPTDDGRFLELKVCSIQRNRSACRVLRAGQAATLALGDFDRSLLRKGMVMVSPEMNPTICSVFEAEIVLLFHATTFRHGFQVTVHVGNVRQTAVVENIHAKDKLRTGEKGVVRFRFLKHPEYLKVGAKLLFREGVTKGIGHVTYLQAIAAGEASAGLGF, encoded by the exons ATGGCCTCCCGGGCTCCTGCGGAACCCCAGAGAGGCAAGCCGGAG GCAGAAGATGGAAACATCGAGTACAAG CTGAAGCTGGTGAACCCATCCCAGTACCGTTTCGAGCACCTCGTGACGCAGATGAAATGGCGACTGCAGGAAGGTCGGGGTGAGGCCGTGTACCAGATCGGCGTTGAAGATAACGGGCTCCTGGTGGGGCTGGCCGAGGAGGAGATGCGGGCCTCCCTCAAGACCCTGCACCGGATGGCAGAGAA GGTGGGAGCAGACATCACGGTCCTGCGGGAGCGAGAGGTCGACTACGACAGTGACGTTCCCCGGAAGATCACGGAGGTGCTGGTGCGCAAGGTCCCCGACAACCAGCAG TTCCTGGACCTGCGGGTAGCCGTGCTGGGCAACGTGGACTCGGGGAAGTCAACGTTGCTGGGGGTGCTGACCCAGGGGGAGTTGGACaacgggaggggccgggcccggctcaACCTCTTCCGCCACCTGCACGAGATCCAGTCCGGACGCACCTCGAGCATCAGCTTTGAGATCCTGGGCTTCAACAGCAGAGGAGAG GTGGTGAACTACAGCGACTCGAGGACGGCGGAGGAGATCTGCGAGAGCAGCTCCAAGATGATCACCTTCATCGACCTGGCGGGCCACCACAAGTATTTGCGCACCACCATCTTCGGCCTGACCTCCTACTGCCCCGACTGTGCCCTGCTCCTGGTGAGCGCCAACACCGGCATCG CGGGCACCACGCGGGAGCACctgggcctggccctggccctgaagCTTCCGTTCTTCATCGTCATCAGCAAGGTGGACCTGTGCTCCAAGGCCACGGTGGAGCGAACGGTGCGCCAGCTGGAGCGGGTCCTCAAGCAGCCCGGCTGCAACAAGCTCCCCTTGCTGGTCACCTCGGACGACGACGCGGTCACCGCCGCCCAGCAGTTCGCCCAGTCCCCCAA CGTGACCCCCATCTTCACGCTGTCCAGCGTGTCTGGCGAGAGCCTGGACCTCCTCAAAGTCTTTCTTAACGTCCTGCCGCCGCTCACCAACAGCAAAGAGCAGGAGGAACTCATGCAGCAGCTGACGGAGTTCCAG GTGGACGAGATCTACACCGTGCCTGAGGTGGGGACGGTCGTTGGAGGGACCTTGTCCAG CGGGATCTGTCGAGAGGGAGATCCACTGGTGGTGGGCCCCACGGACGACGGGCGCTTCCTGGAGCTGAAAGTGTGTAGCATACAGCGCAACCGCTCGGCCTGCCGGGTCCTGCGGGCGGGCCAGGCCGCCACCCTGGCCCTCGGCGATTTTGACCGTTCCCTGCTCCGCAAG GGCATGGTGATGGTGAGCCCGGAGATGAACCCCACCATCTGCTCGGTGTTCGAGGCGGAGATCGTGCTGCTGTTTCACGCCACCACCTTCCGGCACGGATTCCAGGTGACCGTGCACGTGGGTAACGTGCGCCAGACCGCCGTGGTGGAGAACATCCACGCCAAG GACAAACTGCGGACGGGCGAGAAGGGGGTGGTGCGCTTCCGCTTCCTGAAGCACCCCGAGTACCTGAAGGTGGGAGCCAAACTGCTGTTCCGCGAGGGCGTCACCAAGGGCATCGGCCACGTCACCTATCTCCAGGCCATCGCGGCGGGCGAGGCCTCGGCCGGCCTGGGCTTCTGA
- the GTPBP2 gene encoding GTP-binding protein 2 isoform X1: MESRVSELFGGCCRSAGVPAGGGAACGGGPKARSGGGGAGAGAGAGGGGGGGPKGKKKGGRSRGAKPNNPPYLPPEAEDGNIEYKLKLVNPSQYRFEHLVTQMKWRLQEGRGEAVYQIGVEDNGLLVGLAEEEMRASLKTLHRMAEKVGADITVLREREVDYDSDVPRKITEVLVRKVPDNQQFLDLRVAVLGNVDSGKSTLLGVLTQGELDNGRGRARLNLFRHLHEIQSGRTSSISFEILGFNSRGEVVNYSDSRTAEEICESSSKMITFIDLAGHHKYLRTTIFGLTSYCPDCALLLVSANTGIAGTTREHLGLALALKLPFFIVISKVDLCSKATVERTVRQLERVLKQPGCNKLPLLVTSDDDAVTAAQQFAQSPNVTPIFTLSSVSGESLDLLKVFLNVLPPLTNSKEQEELMQQLTEFQVDEIYTVPEVGTVVGGTLSSGICREGDPLVVGPTDDGRFLELKVCSIQRNRSACRVLRAGQAATLALGDFDRSLLRKGMVMVSPEMNPTICSVFEAEIVLLFHATTFRHGFQVTVHVGNVRQTAVVENIHAKDKLRTGEKGVVRFRFLKHPEYLKVGAKLLFREGVTKGIGHVTYLQAIAAGEASAGLGF, from the exons atgGAGTCGCGGGTGTCGGAGCTGTTCGGGGGCTGCTGCCGGTCTgcgggggtcccggccgggggcggcgcgGCCTGCGGGGGCGGCCCGAAGGccaggagcggcggcggcggcgcaggagcaggagcaggagcaggaggaggaggaggagggggccccaaggggaagaagaagggcggGAGGAGCCGCGGGGCCAAGCCCAACAACCCGCCCTACCTGCCGCCGGAG GCAGAAGATGGAAACATCGAGTACAAG CTGAAGCTGGTGAACCCATCCCAGTACCGTTTCGAGCACCTCGTGACGCAGATGAAATGGCGACTGCAGGAAGGTCGGGGTGAGGCCGTGTACCAGATCGGCGTTGAAGATAACGGGCTCCTGGTGGGGCTGGCCGAGGAGGAGATGCGGGCCTCCCTCAAGACCCTGCACCGGATGGCAGAGAA GGTGGGAGCAGACATCACGGTCCTGCGGGAGCGAGAGGTCGACTACGACAGTGACGTTCCCCGGAAGATCACGGAGGTGCTGGTGCGCAAGGTCCCCGACAACCAGCAG TTCCTGGACCTGCGGGTAGCCGTGCTGGGCAACGTGGACTCGGGGAAGTCAACGTTGCTGGGGGTGCTGACCCAGGGGGAGTTGGACaacgggaggggccgggcccggctcaACCTCTTCCGCCACCTGCACGAGATCCAGTCCGGACGCACCTCGAGCATCAGCTTTGAGATCCTGGGCTTCAACAGCAGAGGAGAG GTGGTGAACTACAGCGACTCGAGGACGGCGGAGGAGATCTGCGAGAGCAGCTCCAAGATGATCACCTTCATCGACCTGGCGGGCCACCACAAGTATTTGCGCACCACCATCTTCGGCCTGACCTCCTACTGCCCCGACTGTGCCCTGCTCCTGGTGAGCGCCAACACCGGCATCG CGGGCACCACGCGGGAGCACctgggcctggccctggccctgaagCTTCCGTTCTTCATCGTCATCAGCAAGGTGGACCTGTGCTCCAAGGCCACGGTGGAGCGAACGGTGCGCCAGCTGGAGCGGGTCCTCAAGCAGCCCGGCTGCAACAAGCTCCCCTTGCTGGTCACCTCGGACGACGACGCGGTCACCGCCGCCCAGCAGTTCGCCCAGTCCCCCAA CGTGACCCCCATCTTCACGCTGTCCAGCGTGTCTGGCGAGAGCCTGGACCTCCTCAAAGTCTTTCTTAACGTCCTGCCGCCGCTCACCAACAGCAAAGAGCAGGAGGAACTCATGCAGCAGCTGACGGAGTTCCAG GTGGACGAGATCTACACCGTGCCTGAGGTGGGGACGGTCGTTGGAGGGACCTTGTCCAG CGGGATCTGTCGAGAGGGAGATCCACTGGTGGTGGGCCCCACGGACGACGGGCGCTTCCTGGAGCTGAAAGTGTGTAGCATACAGCGCAACCGCTCGGCCTGCCGGGTCCTGCGGGCGGGCCAGGCCGCCACCCTGGCCCTCGGCGATTTTGACCGTTCCCTGCTCCGCAAG GGCATGGTGATGGTGAGCCCGGAGATGAACCCCACCATCTGCTCGGTGTTCGAGGCGGAGATCGTGCTGCTGTTTCACGCCACCACCTTCCGGCACGGATTCCAGGTGACCGTGCACGTGGGTAACGTGCGCCAGACCGCCGTGGTGGAGAACATCCACGCCAAG GACAAACTGCGGACGGGCGAGAAGGGGGTGGTGCGCTTCCGCTTCCTGAAGCACCCCGAGTACCTGAAGGTGGGAGCCAAACTGCTGTTCCGCGAGGGCGTCACCAAGGGCATCGGCCACGTCACCTATCTCCAGGCCATCGCGGCGGGCGAGGCCTCGGCCGGCCTGGGCTTCTGA
- the LOC100083827 gene encoding MAD2L1-binding protein, whose amino-acid sequence MAEPADAPPREEEERLSSPRMKPPRAPSAKESERTVDHPGPGDSVVPVVFPGPVGRGGCCRFVCELLKHIMYQRQQLPLPYEQLALFYRKPSPQAEDVARRKARAATEPSSRKCQQALAELEGLTSRLERFFSRTPVPRVLILLGGSALNPKEFYELDLARLSWGAGEGSPSIPACLRRLFRALFLADAFSELQAAPAMGTLVMAQGHRECGEDWLRPKLNYRVPTRGRKLTLTLSSEGGDGPDWAWDDYVWFQAPLTLRGFRE is encoded by the exons ATGGCGGAGCCGGCCGACG cccccccgcgcgaggaggaggagcggctcAGTTCTCCGCGGATGAAGCCTCCTCGGGCCCCCTCGGCCAAGGAGTCCGAGAGGACCGTCGATCACCCCGGCCCGGGGGATTCCGTGGTGCCGGTGGTGTTCCCGGGCCCCGTCGGCCGGGGAGGCTGCTGCCGCTTTGTCTGCGAGCTCCTGAAGCATATCATGTACCAGCGACAGCAACTGCCCCTGCCCTACGAGCAGCTCGCCCTCTTTTACCGCAAACCCTCTCCGCAG GCAGAAGACGTGGCGAGGCGGAAAGCCCGGGCCGCCACCGAGCCGAGCAGCAGGAAGTGCCAGCAGGCCCTGGCCGAACTGGAGGGACTCACGAGCCGCTTGGAGAGGTTCTTCTCCCGGACGCCGGTGCCCCGGGTGCTCATCCTGCTGGGGGGCAGCGCCCTGAATCCCAAGGAGTTCTACGAGCTGGACCTGGCCCGGCTGAGCTGGGGCGCCGGGGAGGGCAGCCCGAGCATCCCCGCCTGCCTGCGCCGCCTCTTCCGGGCCCTCTTCCTGGCCGACGCCTTCAGCGAGCTGCAGGCCGCGCCCGCCATGGGCACCCTCGTCATGGCCCAGGGCCACCGAGAGTGCGGGGAGGACTGGCTGCGCCCCAAGCTCAACTACCGCGTGCCCACCCGGGGCCGCAAGCTGACTCTGACGCTGTCCTCCGAAGGGGGGGACGGGCCAGACTGGGCCTGGGACGACTACGTCTGGTTTCAGGCCCCCCTGACGCTGAGGGGCTTCCGGGAGTGA